From a single Accipiter gentilis chromosome 8, bAccGen1.1, whole genome shotgun sequence genomic region:
- the CTXN1 gene encoding cortexin-1, whose product MRPAHTLLASTMNDASTMDYELLSPSLVEHPAGAAGMDAEQKTVFAFVIFLLVFLVMLMVRCFRILLDPYSRMPASSWTDHKEGLERGQFDYALV is encoded by the coding sequence ATGCGCCCTGCCCACACGCTCCTTGCCTCTACCATGAATGATGCATCGACGATGGATTATGAACTGCTCTCCCCCTCCTTGGTCGAGCACCCAGCCGGCGCTGCGGGTATGGATGCCGAGCAGAAAACCGTCTTTGCCTTTGTCATCTTCCTCCTGGTCTTCTTGGTGATGCTGATGGTGCGCTGCTTTCGCATCCTGCTGGACCCCTACAGCCGCATGCCCGCCTCCTCCTGGACTGACCACAAGGAGGGGTTGGAGAGGGGCCAGTTTGACTACGCCTTGGTGTAG